The genomic region GGACCAGCTGCGGATCGTGAAACGGCAGGGGGAGGTCGCCATCGACGAAAACATGGACTGGTCCGAAGACAATGAGGCCGAACTGGCTGAAATGGAAGTCCGCCGCCTCAAAAGCGCCATGCAGGGAATCGCCGCCGACGAGAAAGCCATTCTCCTGATGAAATACCAGGACGGGCTTAGTATCAAAGACATTGCCGCCATTCAGAAGGTAACCGAAAGCGCCGTCAAGATGCGGCTGAAGCGCGCAAAAGAGCGGCTGCGGCAGCGCTACCTGGAAACGCTGCTTTTCTGGCTGGTCCTTTTTGCCAAACTGATGACCCTGCTGAAGTGGCCTATCCGCTAAACTATGGAACTGTCGAAAAATCCATTTGCTGAACTGGAGGCCGACGCCGTGTGTCCGCCGAACGTACGGGAGGAACTGCTCTCCGAGATTGACTTTATTCGCAACTCCCTGACGGTGGTTGAAGTGTGCACCGGCGATTTTATGGGCGCCGTTGTGCTTTTTCTTGAACTGGTCCAGAACCGGATCGATAGCCCCCCGGCGCCCTAACTGTAACTTATCTGACTTAACTGCTGACTATGGATCGCCTACCTGCCTTTGTTGATGTGCTGGTCAACACCTTTTCGACCCTGATTAATCAATTCATTGAGTTCGTTCCCCGGATTCTGGGGGCCGGGTTTATCCTGCTGATCGGCTTTGGAGTGGCCAAAGCCGTATCGCTGGTGCTCCGCCGGGTGCTGGTGAAGGTTGGCTTCGACCGCATCGGCGATAAACTCAACGAAATTGACTTCATTAAGCGCCTGAGCACCGGAATCAAACTGAGCGATATTGCCACCCGGGTGCTGTACTACTTCATTCTGCTGGTTTTCCTGATGGCGGCAACCGAGACCCTGGGCGTATCGGCCATCACGGATATGGTCAAGTCGCTGGTGGCCTTTATTCCCCGCCTGATCGCCGCGGCGATTATGCTGCAGGTGGGCGTGCTGATCGCCGACGCGCTGCGTGGTGCGGTCGTGACGCTCTGCCAGTCGTTCAACATTGCTTCGGGCAAACTTTTGGGAATGATTGTTTTCTTCTTTTTCTTAGTCGTAACGCTCATCAGCGCCCTTGGACAGGCGGGCATCAATACCGAACTGCTCGAATCAAGCTTTAATCTGCTGGTCGGCGGCGTTATTTTTGCCTTTGCGGCCGGTTACAGCTATGCTTCGCGGGATATTATGGCCAACATCCTGTCGTCGCTCTACAGCAAAAGCCGATTCAAGGAAGGGCAGACCATCCGGATTGGGGCCATCGAAGGCACTATTGTCAAGATCGACAGCACCTCGATGACCCTGCAGACGGGCGAAACCGTAACCATTGTACCCCTTCAGGCCCTGCAAACGCAGGTAGTGGAAGTTTTGTGATGAAAAAACTGCTTCTAAGTTTGGTAATGACGGGCTTTGGCCTGTCGGCTTTTTGTCAGACACCCGCCGACTCGGTGCGCGTGGATTCCCTACCTCCCGCCGCCAAAGAAGTGCTGCCGCCTCTCCAGCGGGATACTACCTACTGGAAAAAAAGCGGTCAGATGGGCGTGAACCTCAACCAGGGGTCGTTCAGCGACAACTGGACGGGGGGCGGGGTGAACTCTATTGCCCTCGGACTGGTGCTCAACGCCCGGGCCGATTACCTCCGCGACCGGATCAACTGGACCAGCGAAGTGCAGTTTCAGTACGGGGTCGTGCGGAATGAAGGGCAACAGACCCGCAAGAACATCGACCGGCTCTTTGCCGATTCCAAGTTTGGCTACCGCATCAGCCGGTCCTGGCAGCTTTTTGCCTCCGGCAACCTGCTGTCGCAGTTCGCGCCGGGGTATCGCTACGAAAATCTGACCGGAGGCGGCGAACGCCGGGTGCTGATTTCGGGGTTCTTCGCGCCCGCCTTTGTTACCGAATCCATCGGTTTCGAATATAAGCCAACCACCTATTTCAACATGCAGCTCGGCGTTGCGACGCTCCGGCAGACCATTGTTTCGGACGATGCCATTTCGGTCGGCGAACCCAAACGGTACGGGGTTCCGGCGGGAAGGCGCGTCCGGACCGAAGCGGCCTTTCAGGTGGTGACCAACTTCGACCGCGACATTGCGAAAAACGTCAACTTCAAGGCGCGTTACCTCATTTTTGCCAGCTACGAGCGGATGACCTCCCTCGACCACCGGATCGACGCTTCCCTGACGGCCAAGGTCAACAGTCTCTTCAATGTCAACCTGACCACCATTGTGCTGTACGACAAAGACCAGAGCCGCACCGTGCAGTATAGCCAGGGGCTGGCCATTGGGCTGCTGTATAAATTTTGAAGAAATTGTTTGCCGAATAAAGATGAAGGATTAATTTTCAGGTACTTAACGCACCTTAAACCGCTCCATTCATGCTGAAAGAATTCAGAACCTTTATTGCTCAGGGCAATGTGCTGGACCTGGCTGTAGGAATCATCATCGGTGCCGCCTTCGGCAAAATTGTCAATTCCTTCGTAGAGGACATCATCAATCCGATCCTTGGACTACTGATTGGCGGGGTGGATTTCAGCCAGCTGAAGCTTGTGCTGCGACCGGCAGAAGGCGCCGCGGCGGAGGTTGCCATTCGGTACGGTAACTTTCTGAATGTGTTGTTCCAGTTCCTTCTGGTTGCCTGGGCGATCTTCCTGCTCGTGAAGGTGACCAACCGCCTGCGTCTTTCCAGCTCGCTTCAGAAAGAAGTAGCCTGAGTCGTACCGTAATCAAAAAGTCTCAAGCCCCGCCCTGGCGGGGTTTTTTATTGGAAAGAAATTTGGGCTTTCCGGCGGGGAACAGCGTCGAAAGTCTAATTTTGCCCCTTAAATCACCACTAAACCGGGAGCAGCCGACCCGAAACGGCTGCCTTACTTTGAGGATGGATCGGAAGCCGTTACTAATCGTGCTGGGAGGAGGCGAGAGCGGAGTTGGAGCCGCCCTGCTGGGAAAAGCAAAAGGAATGGAGGTTTTTCTGTCGGACCGCAGCCCGTTGCAGGAGAAGTACCGCCGGATATTACAGCAGGAAGACATTCCGTTTGAAGAAGGACAACATACCGAGGAACGCATTCTGGCCGCTACCGAAGTGGTGAAAAGTCCCGGTATACCGCCTACGGTCCCCATCGTGCAGAAAATCAGGGCCAAAGGCATTCCGGTGATTTCCGAAATTGAACTGGCCGCCCGCTACACCACGGCAAAACTGATCGGCATCACCGGCAGCAACGGAAAAACCACCACCACGCTGCTGATCTACCACCTGCTCAAATCCGCCGGACTCAATGTCGGGCTGGCCGGTAACATCGGCGACAGCTTCGCCCGGCAGGTCATGGAGGACACCTTCGACTACTTTGTTCTCGAACTGAGCAGTTTTCAGCTGGACGATATGTACCAGTTCCGGGCCGATGTGGCGGTGCTGCTGAACATCACGCCGGACCACCTCGACCGCTACGAATACCAGTTTCAGAACTACGTCAACTCCAAATTCCGGATTGTGCAGAACATGCGCCCGGAGGATGTTTTCATTTATTATCAGGAAAATCCGGCGATTGCCGAAGAACTACCCCGGCGCGAGCTGGCCGTGCAGGCGCTGCCGATCTCGCTGGAAAGCGCGCCCCGGCCGGGCGGGTTTCTGCGGAACGGCGAACTGGTGGCTTCCGCCGCCCGGACGGAGCTTCGGGTTCAAACGGCCGATTTGCCGTTGCAGGGCAAGCACAACGCCCTGAACATGCTGGCTGCCATGCTCGCGGCCCAGGCCGTCGGGCTGTCGGAGGAAGCCATCCGGACGGGTCTGCAAACCTTCCGGAACGCACCGCACCGGCTGGAGCCCGCCGGAGAAATCAACGGCATCCGCTTTATCAACGATTCCAAAGCCACCAACGTAGACTCCGTCTATTTCGCCCTCGAAAGCATGACAACGCCCGTCATCTGGGTCGCTGGTGGGCAGGACAAAGGCAACGACTACGCCCAGCTGGACAGCCTCGTAGGGTCGAAAGTTAAAGCTTTGGTTTGTTTAGGGAAGGATAATTCAAAGTTAATTAATTACTTTACCGGAAAAGTCCCTGTCTTAGTCGAAACGCAGGAAGTCGACGAAGTGGTGGCGAAAGGATTGGAATTGGGCGAGCCCGGCGATGCGGTGCTGCTGTCTCCCGCCTGCGCCAGCTTTGACCTGTTCCGCAATTACGAAGACCGGGGCGAGCAGTTCAAAGCCGCTGTTCGTCGTCAGGCTGAAAAAGTCCGTACTCAACCAAAGCAGTAAGATGGTTCTCTCCGTTAAAGACTGGCTGAAAACGAACCTGGGTGGCGATTACCACATCTGGGGCGTTGTTCTGTTTCTGTCGCTGATGAGCATGGCGGTGGTCTACAGCGCCACCGGCACCTACGCCTACTCGACCATGCAGGCGACCGAAACGTACCTGATCAAGCATAGCGCCCTGGTCGTTCTGGGAATCGTCGGCATGTGGTGGGTCCACCGGCTGAACTACGTCAGTTTTGCCAATTACTCCAAAATCGGGATGTGGCTGTCGGTATTTCTGCTGATCTACACGTTCATGTTCGGGGTCCGGATCAACGGGGCTCCCCGCTGGCTGGCCATCCCGATCATCGGGGCCACGTTTCAGCCCTCCGACCTTGCCAAACTGGCCTTGATTACCAACCTCTCGGCCATGCTCGCCAAACGGCAGCACATCCGCCCGGAAGAATACGAGCCCCGCCTGCTGATGACGATGATCTTCTGGATCGGCATTATCTGCATGCTCATCATGCTGACCAACACCTCCACGGCCATCATGCTCGGCGCCACGTGCTTCCTGCTCATGTACATCGGCCGCGTGCCTGGCAAATACCTCCTCTGGATGGTGGGCGTCTGCGCGTTTCTGGGCGCGGTAGGACTTGTGCTGGGCACCCGGTCCGAAACGGTGGTGAAGCGGATGGAGCAATATTACGAAGTTACCAAAGGCACCGGCCGCCCCAGCGACCAGGCGTGGGAGGCCAACATTGCCCTCGCCAACGGCGGCCTTGTCGGCCAGGGACCGGGCAACAGCCAGCAGCGCAACTTTCTGCCCCACCCGTATTCCGATTTCATTTACGCCGTTATCGTGGAAGAATACGGCACCGTAGGCGGCATTCTGACCATTCTGGCATACCTCTACCTTCTCTGGCGGGGCATGCGCGCCATTCAGAGCAGCAGGCGGGCCTTCGGCGGATTGCTGTCGGCTGGCCTGACGTTTAGCCTGGTGGGGCAGGCGATGATCAACATGGGCGTGGCCGTTGGGCTCATTCCTGTGACCGGCCAGCCGCTGCCGATGCTCAGCATGGGCGGAACTTCAATGATTTTTACGGGCCTTTCCATCGGGCTGATCCTCAGCGTTAGCCGGGGCGAAGCCGACGAGAGCGCCATTTTAGCCACAGGTCGTTCCAAAGCCTAACCGGACGGCCTGACGAGTAGACAGACTATGAGAGTAATTATCAGCGGCGGCGGTACAGGCGGGCATATCTACCCGGCCATTGCCATCGCCAACGAATTGAAAACGATTGATTCGTCCATCGAAATTCTGTTTGTCGGAGCAGAAGGGAAGATGGAAATGGAGAAAGTCCCGCGGGCGGGCTACCGGATCGTCGGGCTGCCCGTCGTCGGCATCAAACGGCAGCTGACGCTGGAGAATCTGGCTTTTCCCATGAAGCTCGGACGGAGTCTGCTCCGGGCGCGGCAGATTATCCGGGAGTTCCGGCCGGACGTGGCCGTGGGCGTGGGCGGCTATGCCAGCGGCCCGGTGCTGCTGGCCGCTTCCCTGGCGGGCATCCCCACGCTGATTCAGGAACAGAACTCGTACGCCGGACTGACCAACAAAGTGCTGTCGCGCTGGGCGCGGAAGATCTGCGTAGCCTATCCGGAGATGGATAAATTCTTCGCCGCCGAAAAGATCAAACTCACCGGCAACCCGGTTCGTACCGACATCGGGGCCGCGGCGGGCAAACGGGCGGAGGGGCTGGCCTTCTTCGGCCTGCAGCCCGACCGGAAAACACTGCTCATCATCGGCGGTAGCCAGGGCGCCCGGACGATCAATGAAACCATGGAAAAAGACCTGAGCCGACTGGTGGAAGCCGGTTGTCAGGTGGTGTGGCAAACGGGTCCGTCGTTCATCGAGCGTGCCCGGGCGGCCGTAGCCCAGAGCGGTTCCCCGCACATCAAGGCGTTTGATTTCATTTACGAAATGGATAAGGCGTACGCCGTGGCCGATGCGGTGGTATCGCGGGCGGGGGCGCTGTCCGTGTCGGAGCTTTGTCTGGTGGCCAAACCCGCCATTCTCGTTCCGTTCCCCGCCGCCACCGACGACCACCAGACCAAAAACGCCATGAGTCTGGTCAGCCGTCAGGCGGCGCTGCTGGTTACGGATCGCGAAGCCCGCGAAAAACTGGTGACCGAAACGCTTACGCTTTTAAACGACCCCACCCAGCAGCAGACCCTGAGCCGGAACATCCGCGAACTGGCCAGACCAAAGGCCGCAAGGGAGATTGCGGAAGAGATTTTAAAATTGAATGACTGAATGATTGAGTGACTGATAGGTGATCTGCCGCTGCGGCTGATAAAATTTTAAAGAAATAATCACTTAAGCAAAGCCCAATCAACCGCAGTAACGGACCGTCTGTCAGTCATTCAGTCACTCAATCATTCAGTCATTCAAAATTCATCATTCAAAAATGACAAACCTGAATTCCATAAAATACGTCTATTTCCTTGGCATCGGCGGCATTGGCATGAGTGCGCTGGCGCGCTGGTTTCTGGTGAACGGGTACGAAGTGGCGGGCTACGACAAGACGCCGACCCCGCTGACCGATACGCTGCAGGCCGAGGGAATGGCGATTCATTTTACCGAAGATGTGGAGCAGATTCCGGCCCACTTCCGCCAGAACCGGGAGCAAACGCTGGTCATCTACACGCCCGCCGTACCGAAAAATCACGCCGAATACGTTTACCTGACCGAGCAGGGCTTTACGCTGCAAAAGCGTTCGCAGGTGCTGGGCCTGCTGGCCGGACGGATGAAAACGGTGGCCGTCGCCGGAACGCACGGCAAAACAACCACTTCGTCGATGGTGGCGCATATCCTGCGCCACGCAGGGGTCAACTGCGCGGCCTTTCTGGGCGGGATTACCCAGAACTATGGAACAAACTTTCTGCTTAACGAACCGGCCGAAAACCTCTCGGAGGTCATCTGCGTGGTGGAGGCCGACGAGTTCGACCGTTCTTTTCTAACCCTGTACCCGGACGTGGCGATCGTCACCTCCACGGATGCCGATCACCTCGATATCTACGGCGATCATTCCTCCGTGCTCGACTCGTTTGCGGCCTTTGTGAGCCAGATCAAGCCCGGCGGCACGCTGTTCATGCGCCACGGCCTCGAACTGGCCGACCGCACGCCGGCCACCGTGCAGGAGTATTCGCTGGAGCAGGGCGCTTACCGGGCAGACCATGTCCGGATCGAAAATGCCTGCTTCGTCTTCGATCTGGTGTATCCGGGCGGGCGGATTGAAGGCGTGACGATGCAGATTCCCGGGTTTCATAATGTGGAGAACGCCGTGGCGGCCGGAGCGGCGGCGCTGCAGGTCGGCGTGACGCCCGAAGCCGTGCGCGAGGGGCTGAGTACGTACAAAGGCGTAAAACGTCGGTTTGAATATATTCTGAAAACAAATTCTTTTATATTTATCGACGATTACGCCCACCATCCGCGCGAGGTGGAAGCATTTCTGTCCTCCTTAAAAGCGCTCTATCCCGACCGTACCGTAACGGCCATTTTCCAGCCGCATCTGTACAGCCGGACCCGTGATTTTGCAGATGAGTTTGCCCGCAGCCTGTCGCTGGCAGATCGGGTCATTCTGCTGGATATTTATCCGGCCCGCGAGCTACCCATCGAGGGGGTCAGCGCCGATCTGATTTTTCGGAATATTACGGCCAGCCAGAAAATACAATGTTCGAAGGCGGAACTGCCGGAAGTACTGCGTCGGGAACCGCCGGTATTGCTGGCAACGATCGGTGCGGGCGACATTGATCAATTAATTCCGGAAATAAAAAGGCAATTTGGTGACCAATGAATAAAAATAAGGCCCTGAATCCTAAATTAGTTATTGGATGTTGCCTATTTTTAAAATAAAAAGGGGTTTGTTCGCGTCACTCCTAACAGGAGCCGGTCTGCTGGGGCTGATTGCCTTTACGGAAGTAAGGCAGGAAGCGCGGCGGGTGGAGGACATTCGTATCCGGATGGACGAGATCGACGGGCACCGTTTCCTGAACCGAAACGACGTGCTGCGGTCTCTTACCCGTCAGGATGCGGACCCTATCGCCGGTACGTCGCTGACCGAAATTGACCTGAAAGTACTGGAAAAACGGCTCCGGCAAAACGGCTACATCAGCCGGGCGCAGGTGTACCGGGATTTGCAGGGCAATCTGGTCGCCGAAATCGAACAGCAACGGCCGCTGGCCCGTCTGGTGGGGGAGTCGGAAGAGGAGTTGTCGTCGGGAAGTGGGCGGTACCTGAGTGAAGAGGGGACCTGGTTTCCGCTGTCGCTGAATTACACGGCCCGGGTGCCCGTTCTGTCGGGGGCGTATTTTGAAAACCGAAAGCCCCTGACCGGAGAGAAGGATAAAGATCTGGTGGAATTGCTGAAGTGGATTCGTGCCGACCCATTCTGGAAAGCACAGATCGCGCAGGTGAGGGTTGACAGCAACCGGGAGGTAACACTCCTGCCGCAGGTAGGTGAACACCTGATAGAAATCGGGCAACCCACCGACTTGTCGGCTAAATTTGATAAGCTTAAATTATTTTATAAACACATCTTATCCCGCCCCGAGGGAAGCCGCTACCGGCGGGTAAGTGTGCAGTACCGTAACCAGATCGTGTGCGAATGAAGGACGAGAAATATGTGGTTGGGCTGGACATTGGAAGCACAAAGGTGTGTGCCGTGGCCGGCCGTCTGATTCGAGATAATAATTACACCCGCCTGGATGTTCTGGGCGTTGGCAGAGCCTCCTGCGACGGCGTCGTGAAAGGAACCGTCAAGAATGTCAAAAGGACAGCCGAAGCGGTCCGGAAAGCCATCGACGAAGTAGCCGGACAGGCCAATCTGAACATCAATGTAGTCAATGTGGCGTTCTCGGGGTCGCACATCTCCTCCCGCAAACAGCATGGCAGCATTACCCGCACCTCGCACGGCGACGAAGTGACCGTGGCCGATGTCGATCACCTCGTTGCAGACATGTACCGGACCGTCACCCCCGTGGGGAACGAAATCGTCCATGTGCTGCCGATGGATTTTACGGTCGATAACGAGACGGGCATTGATGATCCGGTCGGTCGCTCCGGCGTTAAGCTGGAGGCCGACTTTCAGGTCATTATGGCCCAGACGGCCCTCGCCCGGTCGACCCGTAAAAGCATCAGCGACATCAACCTCAGCGGAGAGCTGATGCTGATTTCGCCGCTGGCTTCTGCGATGGCCGTCCTGACCGATGAGGAACGCCAGGCCGGTGTTGTGCTCGTCGACATTGGCGGCGGCACTACCGACATCGCCATCTACCACCGCAATGTGCTCCGGCATATTGCCGTTCTGCCGTTTGCGGGCAACACCATCACGTCCGACATCGAACAGGGCTGTAAAGTGATGAATCAGCAGGCCGAGCAGCTGAAAGTGAAATTCGGCAGCGCAGACCCGAACGACTTCACGCTGAAAGAAATTGTGTCCGTTCCGGTGCTGAGCGGCCGACCTCCCAAAGACGTTCTGCTCAAAAATCTGGCGCTCATCATTGAGGCGCGGGTGAAAGAAATCGCGGCGATGGTCCAGGCCGAGGTAAGACGGTCCGGGTTTGAAGACAAACTGTACGGCGGCGTTGTGCTGACCGGCGGTACGGCGGCGATCCCCGGCATCGAAACCCTGTTTGAGCGCATCACGGGCATGCACACGCGGGTGGGCCTGCCCGACCTGCTGGAGCGGAATCCGAAAGCGGACCTGGTGAGCGAGCCTTCGTATGCCACCGCCGTAGGGCTGGTCTGGGCCGGCTTCAAGTCGCTGGACGAACGCGTGCCCGTCAGTCGTGCGGCGGCGGCCGAACCGGCGCCTCCGGTAGCGCCCCCGGTCGTTTCCCGCAGTGCACCGACAGTAAAGGCCGAGGCACCGGCTCAGACGGCCTCCCGGGAGAGCTTTTGGGAAAAACTGAAAAAGTACGGCAGAACAATCCTTACGGACGATGTAAATCTGA from Tellurirhabdus rosea harbors:
- a CDS encoding RNA polymerase sigma factor; the protein is MVSKSIDSKRMSDEELVSLYMSTQNNYYFDRLYERYSNKVYRKCLTFTKDKARAEDFTHDIFLRLIMRLGSYRGQSQFSVWLYSITYNYCTDQLRIVKRQGEVAIDENMDWSEDNEAELAEMEVRRLKSAMQGIAADEKAILLMKYQDGLSIKDIAAIQKVTESAVKMRLKRAKERLRQRYLETLLFWLVLFAKLMTLLKWPIR
- a CDS encoding mechanosensitive ion channel family protein; its protein translation is MDRLPAFVDVLVNTFSTLINQFIEFVPRILGAGFILLIGFGVAKAVSLVLRRVLVKVGFDRIGDKLNEIDFIKRLSTGIKLSDIATRVLYYFILLVFLMAATETLGVSAITDMVKSLVAFIPRLIAAAIMLQVGVLIADALRGAVVTLCQSFNIASGKLLGMIVFFFFLVVTLISALGQAGINTELLESSFNLLVGGVIFAFAAGYSYASRDIMANILSSLYSKSRFKEGQTIRIGAIEGTIVKIDSTSMTLQTGETVTIVPLQALQTQVVEVL
- a CDS encoding DUF3078 domain-containing protein, coding for MKKLLLSLVMTGFGLSAFCQTPADSVRVDSLPPAAKEVLPPLQRDTTYWKKSGQMGVNLNQGSFSDNWTGGGVNSIALGLVLNARADYLRDRINWTSEVQFQYGVVRNEGQQTRKNIDRLFADSKFGYRISRSWQLFASGNLLSQFAPGYRYENLTGGGERRVLISGFFAPAFVTESIGFEYKPTTYFNMQLGVATLRQTIVSDDAISVGEPKRYGVPAGRRVRTEAAFQVVTNFDRDIAKNVNFKARYLIFASYERMTSLDHRIDASLTAKVNSLFNVNLTTIVLYDKDQSRTVQYSQGLAIGLLYKF
- the mscL gene encoding large-conductance mechanosensitive channel protein MscL, with protein sequence MLKEFRTFIAQGNVLDLAVGIIIGAAFGKIVNSFVEDIINPILGLLIGGVDFSQLKLVLRPAEGAAAEVAIRYGNFLNVLFQFLLVAWAIFLLVKVTNRLRLSSSLQKEVA
- the murD gene encoding UDP-N-acetylmuramoyl-L-alanine--D-glutamate ligase; this translates as MDRKPLLIVLGGGESGVGAALLGKAKGMEVFLSDRSPLQEKYRRILQQEDIPFEEGQHTEERILAATEVVKSPGIPPTVPIVQKIRAKGIPVISEIELAARYTTAKLIGITGSNGKTTTTLLIYHLLKSAGLNVGLAGNIGDSFARQVMEDTFDYFVLELSSFQLDDMYQFRADVAVLLNITPDHLDRYEYQFQNYVNSKFRIVQNMRPEDVFIYYQENPAIAEELPRRELAVQALPISLESAPRPGGFLRNGELVASAARTELRVQTADLPLQGKHNALNMLAAMLAAQAVGLSEEAIRTGLQTFRNAPHRLEPAGEINGIRFINDSKATNVDSVYFALESMTTPVIWVAGGQDKGNDYAQLDSLVGSKVKALVCLGKDNSKLINYFTGKVPVLVETQEVDEVVAKGLELGEPGDAVLLSPACASFDLFRNYEDRGEQFKAAVRRQAEKVRTQPKQ
- a CDS encoding FtsW/RodA/SpoVE family cell cycle protein is translated as MVLSVKDWLKTNLGGDYHIWGVVLFLSLMSMAVVYSATGTYAYSTMQATETYLIKHSALVVLGIVGMWWVHRLNYVSFANYSKIGMWLSVFLLIYTFMFGVRINGAPRWLAIPIIGATFQPSDLAKLALITNLSAMLAKRQHIRPEEYEPRLLMTMIFWIGIICMLIMLTNTSTAIMLGATCFLLMYIGRVPGKYLLWMVGVCAFLGAVGLVLGTRSETVVKRMEQYYEVTKGTGRPSDQAWEANIALANGGLVGQGPGNSQQRNFLPHPYSDFIYAVIVEEYGTVGGILTILAYLYLLWRGMRAIQSSRRAFGGLLSAGLTFSLVGQAMINMGVAVGLIPVTGQPLPMLSMGGTSMIFTGLSIGLILSVSRGEADESAILATGRSKA
- the murG gene encoding undecaprenyldiphospho-muramoylpentapeptide beta-N-acetylglucosaminyltransferase, which encodes MRVIISGGGTGGHIYPAIAIANELKTIDSSIEILFVGAEGKMEMEKVPRAGYRIVGLPVVGIKRQLTLENLAFPMKLGRSLLRARQIIREFRPDVAVGVGGYASGPVLLAASLAGIPTLIQEQNSYAGLTNKVLSRWARKICVAYPEMDKFFAAEKIKLTGNPVRTDIGAAAGKRAEGLAFFGLQPDRKTLLIIGGSQGARTINETMEKDLSRLVEAGCQVVWQTGPSFIERARAAVAQSGSPHIKAFDFIYEMDKAYAVADAVVSRAGALSVSELCLVAKPAILVPFPAATDDHQTKNAMSLVSRQAALLVTDREAREKLVTETLTLLNDPTQQQTLSRNIRELARPKAAREIAEEILKLND
- the murC gene encoding UDP-N-acetylmuramate--L-alanine ligase, with protein sequence MTNLNSIKYVYFLGIGGIGMSALARWFLVNGYEVAGYDKTPTPLTDTLQAEGMAIHFTEDVEQIPAHFRQNREQTLVIYTPAVPKNHAEYVYLTEQGFTLQKRSQVLGLLAGRMKTVAVAGTHGKTTTSSMVAHILRHAGVNCAAFLGGITQNYGTNFLLNEPAENLSEVICVVEADEFDRSFLTLYPDVAIVTSTDADHLDIYGDHSSVLDSFAAFVSQIKPGGTLFMRHGLELADRTPATVQEYSLEQGAYRADHVRIENACFVFDLVYPGGRIEGVTMQIPGFHNVENAVAAGAAALQVGVTPEAVREGLSTYKGVKRRFEYILKTNSFIFIDDYAHHPREVEAFLSSLKALYPDRTVTAIFQPHLYSRTRDFADEFARSLSLADRVILLDIYPARELPIEGVSADLIFRNITASQKIQCSKAELPEVLRREPPVLLATIGAGDIDQLIPEIKRQFGDQ
- a CDS encoding cell division protein FtsQ/DivIB, whose translation is MFASLLTGAGLLGLIAFTEVRQEARRVEDIRIRMDEIDGHRFLNRNDVLRSLTRQDADPIAGTSLTEIDLKVLEKRLRQNGYISRAQVYRDLQGNLVAEIEQQRPLARLVGESEEELSSGSGRYLSEEGTWFPLSLNYTARVPVLSGAYFENRKPLTGEKDKDLVELLKWIRADPFWKAQIAQVRVDSNREVTLLPQVGEHLIEIGQPTDLSAKFDKLKLFYKHILSRPEGSRYRRVSVQYRNQIVCE
- the ftsA gene encoding cell division protein FtsA, which produces MKDEKYVVGLDIGSTKVCAVAGRLIRDNNYTRLDVLGVGRASCDGVVKGTVKNVKRTAEAVRKAIDEVAGQANLNINVVNVAFSGSHISSRKQHGSITRTSHGDEVTVADVDHLVADMYRTVTPVGNEIVHVLPMDFTVDNETGIDDPVGRSGVKLEADFQVIMAQTALARSTRKSISDINLSGELMLISPLASAMAVLTDEERQAGVVLVDIGGGTTDIAIYHRNVLRHIAVLPFAGNTITSDIEQGCKVMNQQAEQLKVKFGSADPNDFTLKEIVSVPVLSGRPPKDVLLKNLALIIEARVKEIAAMVQAEVRRSGFEDKLYGGVVLTGGTAAIPGIETLFERITGMHTRVGLPDLLERNPKADLVSEPSYATAVGLVWAGFKSLDERVPVSRAAAAEPAPPVAPPVVSRSAPTVKAEAPAQTASRESFWEKLKKYGRTILTDDVNLNDKYSGE